The DNA window aaaaagaagaaaatataaagaacaCCACTTCCATTTTTAAGTCCATAAAGCTTTAATACGTATCTATTTGAttgaagtatatatatatatatatattttttttttttttttaacttatatccttatttacaatatttcTTGACAGACTATTTACCCTCATTTTCCTATCAAATTTATATGTCTTTTTACTCTTCTTACACTTCTTGTTGTACTTCCCTTTTCTCTTTATATGTAGTTATAATTAACACTGATTCCGTTgggtaaaattttattttcgcgcttttattttttttaaacgtGTCAGATAGGAAATGTTTTTTGCTTTGCTATGGTTTCATTTTCTTTCTCCTAATTTGCTTGAATgcgtgtacatatatatacctacgTAGATATAGGTACGTtagcatgtatatatatgtatacatatgtagaTATACATAGACGCGTAATATATGGACaggtacatacatatgtacacgcGTACACATACACGTACATGTGCTTCATATAATGGAGagtataaatgaaaaataaaaaatttaattcgCGCAAAACAGTAAATTTTTGTTGCACACACTTCCAAAtgggataaaaaaataaaataaaataaattaaataaatatataaaaacattccctttaacatataaaatgatacatatagtatttttatcacattgaaaattattaactgttcataattttttttttttttttttttttggtttacCTGAATTCACCTGAAATAGTTATAAAAAGTATGTACATCGTTGAATATTTTaccatacatttttttttttttttttttttcgttagtttattttgcattacgcatacataatattttatttttttattattattttttttaattattattattagtataattattataaagacaagttaaaaatattaaagaatacGGTCATCATAcgatttacataattttattgttaaatatacatattaatttttgtttgatagtcactttaaaaatataaaatttttgatgcaatttttatgaatttaaaTGTATCATCTTACATATTATACAAGTTTCTCTTTGACCAAACGTggcatatattatacatgtatatatgtatgtttatgtacatattattcGTGTGTTAATAGAGGAAGCACGGGGACCCACGAATTTACTTTATGTGCGAAAATGGTGTTAGGTTAACCATGAATAGTCATATACAATCGCACACAATGGTACATTTGAATAAtccttaaaataaaagatatatatttatatgtatgttcatacatatttaaacgtttatatatttatgtatatccatccatgcttatatatatacgtatgcataTAAGTACGTCGTAATATAAGCACCTTGTCAATACTATTAATCCTTATTTACCTTTCCTCCCCACCCCCCTCTCGCATATGTACACGGtcattttattcttaatttacaattttacCTAATACTGAAATGTATGCTTGTCAGGAATGAGTGTGTAATGCCGTTGCAGATAAATAGCATAAAACTGCGTAGTTAATAACACATACGAAGACTTTACACGCTCATGTAATGATATGAAAagtttgttatatttttattattttttaaagggATGCTTCCTAGAGTATTTCAATAAACGATACTgaaacaaaaaggaaaaaaaacaaaaaaacaaaaaaaaaaaggtaaagaGAGGTAAAGAAAAACATAGATTAGAAATAGTTAGCTAAAGATAGCAAAAGTTGGCAAAGGCAGTAAGAGAAGgggaaaaataattatgccAGGAACTAGCCAAAAGTGAACAAAAGAGTAGCAGCtcatttttgaatattcaaaaaaaaaaaaaaaaataaaataaattaataaatgaacagATAGATAAACGGATAAACAGATAAACGGATAAACAGATAAACGGATAAACGGATATACGGATAAACGGATATACGGATATACGGATAAACGGATAAACGGGTAAACGGATAAACGGGTAAACGGATAAACGGATAAACGGATAAACGGGTAAACGGATAAACGGATAAACGGATAAACGGATAAACGGATAAACGGATAAACggataaacaaataaataaaataaataagtaaacaaacataaaataaaacagttAAATAAACagacatataaataaaacagtTAACTAaacaaacatataaataaaacagttaaataaacaaacatataaataaaacagataagtaaaataaaatagcgCACCGAAGATATGAATCAGGTCTCGGCAAAATCAAAATTTAAGACAAAcgaatttattaataatgaaaataagaatGTTAGATTCATGAACAAAGCTAAAAGTAATTTAAATGGAGTTAGTAAATGCACAATAAATGGACAGACTACACAACCATCACATAaacagatatatataaagaactCCAACTTGAAACAAcgaacatataataatattttgaaaccCCCATTTAAAAGTAGTCTCAAAAGTAATCAGAATGGTTCTCACAAAATTCCTCCAGTAAGTTTTATAAAACCTGCACACAATGAATTAGGAAATGGAGGTAAAAAAGTATCTCTATATGATACAAGAAATTTGAcaaataacaattttaagAAGCCGCATTTCAATAAATTAATAGCGCAGAACCATAGTGATAATAGATTTGACGAACAGAAGAATGTAAGAAGGAACCTTAATGAGGATATTCATTTGGAAAAAGACGCTACTGGTAATGCAGTTAGCAGTAATGTAACTATAggtaataaatattctataCTGTATAACAGTCCCTACAATTGCGAAGGCGGTGAGGAAAACACTAATAAGAACGTCAGTGGTAACAACGTGGAGGGTATTATGTACTCATACACGTCGCCagtaaaaaggaaatataatGCTATAGAAggtgttaataaaaattatgacaaTGAAAATAAGGACCTTAAAAGGTCAGATAAAAAGTTCGATCAAAGTAATTACGATTTTGATAACAGTAAAAGTTATCATAGTATGAACAACGTGTCAAGTAATACAAAGGAAAATTCGAATGTTCATAATTCGAAGTTAAACTTCGAAAATAAGCCCACAAACGGTAGTGGGGACGATGATAGTAATGGAGATGCTAATGGTAGTAGTAATGCTgatgataattataattataaatataataatggtaATATCAACACTGATGGGAACATGAACAGTAGTGGTAACTTAATCAGTAGTGGTAAAATAATCAGTAATGGTAAAATAATCAGTAGTGGTAAAATAATCGGTAGTGGCAAAATAATCAGTAGTGGTAAAATAATCGGTAATGGTAACATAATCGGTAGTGGTAACATAATCGGTAGTGGTAAAATAATCGGTAGTGGTAAAATAATCGGTAGTGGTAACATAATCAATAGTGGAAGTGGTAAACATAGCGGAGATGGTAATAAGGAAAGTGCTAAGGGACCGAGTgccaatatattttttggtaGTAATAAAGAGAGTACAATCCTAAATAGATCACTGCCAACAATGTATGCTACCAGTGGAGTTAATGTAAATACCACGTTCAacaataatatgaacaagaattttaattttgccTCACACACGTTGGGAAGGAATAACACTAATTATGAGCGTTTGAAAAATAGTGATAATTGTTTGAATGGTACAAATTACGAAGGAAATTACAAATATCATTACatggaaaaagaaatatgcacaaatatggaagaattaaaaaaaaaagaaaaaaaaaaaaaagatgtaaATTTAGTCAGGAATAAATTAGGGAGTACTAATGCTAACacaaattttaatgaatctAGTAGCAATTACATAAATCGAAATCTCAACagttctttatattatttgaatgGATTAGTAACTAGAAATGAGCAAAATGATGAGAGGCATTTACAATACATAACAGACACTAATagtgaaaaaatattgaataatTCAAATAAGAATGATATGTTTAATACTAGTACATTTGAAGTATTAAgtgaagaaaattttaatgcacatgtaaaaaggaaaacttattataaaaaagggaTCAATGATAGCCACCACGTAGAAGGAGGGGGAGGAGTGACCACCAAGCacagtagtagtaatagaaAGAATATATCAAACAATTCTTTGAGCTTTACTAATTTATTGAAGGAGGACGCCGTCAACCAACAAGTGAACTCCGTTTTTTTAAGTAATGAAAAAGGGGTTCtaaaaaatagtttaatAGAATCGAATAATCAGGATCTTAAAATGTTGTCTAATTCTTATCACGATTCGGAAGTGAACGACATCGGTAGCACGGGTGGTAGAAGCATCAGTAAAAGCGCTACTAAAAGTGGTAGTAGAAATGGTAGTAGAAATGGTAGTAGAAACGGTAGTAGAAATGGTAGTAGAAATGGTAGTAGAAATGGTAGTAGAAATGGTAGTAGAAATGGTAGTAGAAATGGTAGTAGAAATGGTAGTAGAAACGGTAGTAGAAACGGTAGTGGAAACGGTAGTAGAAGCGGTAGTAGAAGCGGTAGTAGAAGCGGTAGTAGAAACGATGACAGACGTGGTAATAAACCGAATGGGCATAAGAAGCAGGGGGAAAGAACCATGGAAGGTATCTATTACAGCAAGTACGACGAAATAAATAGCATATCGAGGGGTGTACAGGAAATGGATTTGAAAAAGACAAGGGGAATGAGAATACATAACATGATGGATGCTTACAAAAATAgggataataattttttgcattttcaaaatattgttcataatataaCAGAATGTAGTAATAGTGAAAAAGacatagatatattatataaaaacgttatgattttgaataattattctttaaatttCAATAGTGAAAATGATTGTATAGGTGAGATAATAAACAT is part of the Plasmodium malariae genome assembly, chromosome: 14 genome and encodes:
- the PmUG01_14061900 gene encoding cyclin related protein, putative, with amino-acid sequence MNQVSAKSKFKTNEFINNENKNVRFMNKAKSNLNGVSKCTINGQTTQPSHKQIYIKNSNLKQRTYNNILKPPFKSSLKSNQNGSHKIPPVSFIKPAHNELGNGGKKVSLYDTRNLTNNNFKKPHFNKLIAQNHSDNRFDEQKNVRRNLNEDIHLEKDATGNAVSSNVTIGNKYSILYNSPYNCEGGEENTNKNVSGNNVEGIMYSYTSPVKRKYNAIEGVNKNYDNENKDLKRSDKKFDQSNYDFDNSKSYHSMNNVSSNTKENSNVHNSKLNFENKPTNGSGDDDSNGDANGSSNADDNYNYKYNNGNINTDGNMNSSGNLISSGKIISNGKIISSGKIIGSGKIISSGKIIGNGNIIGSGNIIGSGKIIGSGKIIGSGNIINSGSGKHSGDGNKESAKGPSANIFFGSNKESTILNRSLPTMYATSGVNVNTTFNNNMNKNFNFASHTLGRNNTNYERLKNSDNCLNGTNYEGNYKYHYMEKEICTNMEELKKKEKKKKDVNLVRNKLGSTNANTNFNESSSNYINRNLNSSLYYLNGLVTRNEQNDERHLQYITDTNSEKILNNSNKNDMFNTSTFEVLSEENFNAHVKRKTYYKKGINDSHHVEGGGGVTTKHSSSNRKNISNNSLSFTNLLKEDAVNQQVNSVFLSNEKGVLKNSLIESNNQDLKMLSNSYHDSEVNDIGSTGGRSISKSATKSGSRNGSRNGSRNGSRNGSRNGSRNGSRNGSRNGSRNGSRNGSRNGSRNGSGNGSRSGSRSGSRSGSRNDDRRGNKPNGHKKQGERTMEGIYYSKYDEINSISRGVQEMDLKKTRGMRIHNMMDAYKNRDNNFLHFQNIVHNITECSNSEKDIDILYKNVMILNNYSLNFNSENDCIGEIINIRNSVNSNIQNIQQAIYNKKKNVQDKRNIVNEEYETISQKLRECESIFCDTNDERGERKLKVFYEIDEKKNILRKKYEIKKMLLKKIEYKIQKLQEYTDAVKLKTLATSRRYKKTFLLIEELFRLKIIKDDEKQIEVCLIPKNTNTNMWHRLQLDKNEITSDASDYLWSQIETFVDKEMIDDYF